Proteins from one Salinispora arenicola genomic window:
- a CDS encoding glycosyltransferase family 4 protein, which yields MTAGSPPRVLVDATSVPADRGGVGRYVDGLLGALGKMCGTSVDLIVVSLRTDLERYTRMLPGAEIIPAPAAVAHRPARLAWEQTGLPLLVQQVGAQVLHSPFYTCPLRAGCPVTVTVHDATFFTEPEHYDKSRRTFFRSAIRTSLRRADRVIVPSKATRDELIRLLDADPTRIDVAYHGVDHVAFHAPSAEEKARVRARLGLGSQSYVAFLGAKEPRKNVPNLIRGWAQAVADRHDLPALVVAGGQGHDDEIDRAVAEVPPHLRLLRPGYLRYADLPGFLGGALVAAYPSYGEGFGLPILEAMACAAPVLTTPRLSLPEVGGEAVAYTSEAPDQIAVDLAALLDDEHRRLALAQAGFDRAKEFTWESSAEVHIAAWSRARS from the coding sequence TTGACCGCCGGCAGTCCGCCCCGTGTGCTTGTTGACGCCACGAGTGTCCCCGCCGACCGAGGTGGTGTCGGTAGATACGTCGATGGCTTGCTCGGTGCGCTCGGGAAGATGTGCGGCACCAGCGTTGATCTGATCGTGGTCAGCCTTCGGACCGATCTTGAGCGGTACACCCGGATGCTGCCCGGGGCGGAGATCATCCCCGCTCCGGCCGCCGTCGCGCACCGTCCCGCGCGGCTCGCCTGGGAGCAGACCGGCCTTCCGTTGCTCGTCCAGCAGGTCGGTGCGCAGGTGCTGCACTCGCCCTTCTACACCTGCCCGTTGCGGGCGGGTTGCCCGGTCACGGTGACCGTGCACGACGCCACCTTCTTCACCGAGCCGGAACACTACGACAAGTCACGCCGCACGTTCTTCCGAAGCGCGATCCGGACGTCGCTGCGCCGCGCCGACCGGGTGATCGTGCCCAGCAAGGCCACCCGGGACGAGTTGATCCGGCTGCTGGACGCCGACCCGACCCGGATCGACGTCGCGTACCACGGGGTCGACCACGTCGCCTTCCATGCGCCGAGCGCGGAGGAGAAGGCACGGGTCCGGGCCCGGCTGGGCCTCGGTAGCCAGAGCTACGTCGCCTTTCTCGGTGCCAAGGAACCCCGCAAGAACGTCCCCAACCTGATTCGGGGCTGGGCGCAGGCCGTGGCGGACCGGCACGACCTGCCGGCCCTGGTGGTCGCGGGGGGACAGGGGCACGACGACGAGATCGACCGCGCCGTCGCCGAGGTTCCGCCGCACCTGCGCCTGCTACGCCCGGGTTACCTGCGGTACGCCGACCTGCCGGGCTTCCTCGGCGGTGCGTTGGTCGCCGCCTACCCGTCGTACGGCGAGGGGTTCGGTCTGCCGATCCTGGAGGCGATGGCCTGCGCTGCGCCGGTGCTGACGACGCCCCGGCTGTCGCTGCCGGAGGTGGGCGGCGAGGCGGTCGCGTACACCAGTGAGGCACCGGACCAGATTGCCGTTGACCTGGCCGCGCTGCTCGACGACGAGCACCGCCGGCTGGCGTTGGCCCAGGCCGGTTTCGACCGGGCCAAGGAGTTCACCTGGGAATCCAGCGCCGAAGTGCACATCGCGGCCTGGTCCCGCGCCCGGTCGTGA
- a CDS encoding TIGR03089 family protein, whose amino-acid sequence MADNIARVLADAIAPDPTRPLLTWYDDATGERTELSGATCANWVAKTANLLVDGVGLGPGDVAGVLLPPHWQTAAVLLGCWSAGLTVADAPGDVDVLFVAPARLAEADRWSAGDRYLLALDPFARPLREVPPGYGDFASEVRTHGDHFGAYPPDEPAQAELAARAAARAADLGLNPDTRVLIDVDRYPDPVDWLLAPLTASASTVLVAHPDPTRLGARADAERTTLTLP is encoded by the coding sequence ATGGCCGACAACATTGCCCGGGTCCTCGCCGACGCGATCGCGCCCGACCCGACCCGACCGCTGCTGACCTGGTATGACGACGCCACCGGCGAGCGCACCGAGCTCTCCGGCGCGACCTGCGCGAACTGGGTGGCCAAAACCGCCAACCTGCTGGTGGACGGGGTGGGACTGGGGCCCGGCGACGTCGCCGGGGTACTCCTCCCCCCACACTGGCAGACCGCCGCCGTGCTGCTTGGCTGCTGGTCGGCCGGCCTGACGGTGGCCGATGCACCGGGTGACGTGGACGTCCTCTTCGTCGCCCCCGCCCGGCTGGCCGAGGCGGACCGGTGGTCGGCCGGGGACCGCTACCTGCTCGCACTGGACCCGTTCGCCCGGCCGCTACGCGAGGTACCGCCGGGGTACGGCGACTTCGCGTCCGAGGTACGCACGCACGGCGACCACTTCGGGGCGTACCCGCCGGATGAACCGGCCCAGGCGGAGCTGGCCGCCCGGGCGGCGGCCCGCGCGGCGGACCTCGGGCTGAACCCCGACACGCGTGTTCTGATCGACGTCGACCGCTACCCGGACCCGGTTGACTGGCTGCTGGCCCCGCTGACCGCGAGCGCCTCCACGGTCCTGGTGGCGCACCCCGACCCCACCCGCCTCGGTGCCCGCGCCGACGCCGAGCGGACCACCCTCACGCTGCCCTGA
- a CDS encoding acetoacetate--CoA ligase, which yields MGDVLWTPPADVRDRSRIGTYLRWLSAHRGLDFADYDELWRWSVTDLPAFWQSIWDHFGVLAHAPATATLAEPSMPGARWFPGATLNYAENVLRMPGRGDADPVVIAHGQTRPPVTLSAADLREQVRRVAAGLRRLGVGPGDRVAAYAPNIPETYVLLLATASLGAIFSSCAPEFGTRSVTDRWQQIEPTVLVAVDGYRYGDKPVDRRAEVAAIRAALPSLRHTVGIAYLDPAGVPPADTVAWADLAAATDEPLAFAPVPFDHPLYVLYSSGTTGLPKPIVHGHGGILLEHLKMLALHHDLGPADRFFWFTTTGWMMWNFLASGPAVGATIVLFDGNPGHPDLGALWRLAERTGTTYLGTSAPFLLACRKAGLVPKEIADLSTLRGVGSTGAPLPAEGFRWVYANVGDALQLQSLSGGTDVCTGFVGGTPLLPVHAGEIACRALGAKVEARSADGTPIIGELGELVITEPMPSMPVGFWNDADGSRYREAYFDRYPGVWRHGDWITINSRGGCVITGRSDATLNRGGVRLGTAEFYSVVEGLDEVVDSLVVHLEDAEGGAGELLLFVVPAEGVELDDALRARICRELRTALSPRHVPDEIHQVRAVPRTLSAKKLEVPVKKILTGTPVDSAAATGALANPESLTAFAGLAQRRATHDDTSAGRV from the coding sequence ATGGGAGACGTGCTGTGGACGCCGCCGGCGGACGTACGTGATCGGTCCCGGATCGGGACCTACCTGCGGTGGCTGAGTGCGCACCGGGGGCTGGACTTCGCCGACTACGACGAGTTGTGGCGCTGGTCGGTCACCGACCTTCCCGCCTTCTGGCAGTCGATCTGGGACCACTTCGGGGTCTTGGCGCACGCACCGGCCACGGCCACCCTCGCCGAGCCGAGCATGCCCGGTGCCCGCTGGTTCCCCGGCGCCACCCTCAACTACGCGGAGAACGTGCTGCGGATGCCCGGCCGGGGCGACGCCGACCCGGTGGTGATCGCCCACGGACAGACCCGGCCGCCGGTCACCCTGTCCGCCGCCGACCTGCGCGAGCAGGTCCGCCGGGTGGCCGCCGGGCTGCGCCGGCTCGGGGTGGGCCCCGGCGACCGGGTGGCCGCGTACGCACCGAACATCCCCGAGACGTACGTGCTGTTGCTGGCCACCGCCAGCCTCGGTGCGATTTTCTCCTCGTGTGCGCCCGAGTTCGGCACCCGTAGCGTCACTGACCGCTGGCAGCAGATCGAGCCGACGGTCCTGGTCGCCGTCGACGGCTACCGATACGGCGACAAGCCGGTCGACCGGCGGGCCGAGGTGGCGGCCATCCGAGCCGCCCTGCCGTCACTGCGACACACTGTCGGCATCGCATACCTCGATCCGGCCGGCGTACCCCCGGCGGACACGGTCGCCTGGGCCGACCTCGCCGCGGCCACCGACGAGCCGCTCGCCTTCGCGCCGGTGCCGTTCGACCACCCGCTGTACGTGCTCTACTCGTCCGGCACGACCGGCCTACCCAAACCGATCGTGCACGGCCACGGCGGCATCCTGCTGGAGCACCTGAAGATGCTGGCCCTGCACCACGACCTGGGCCCGGCGGACCGGTTCTTCTGGTTCACCACGACCGGCTGGATGATGTGGAACTTTCTGGCCTCCGGGCCGGCGGTGGGCGCGACGATAGTGCTCTTCGACGGCAACCCAGGCCACCCCGACCTGGGCGCGCTGTGGCGGCTGGCCGAGCGAACCGGCACCACCTACCTCGGCACCTCGGCGCCGTTCCTGCTGGCCTGTCGCAAGGCCGGGCTGGTCCCGAAGGAGATCGCCGACCTGTCCACCCTACGCGGGGTCGGCTCCACCGGTGCGCCGCTGCCCGCCGAGGGCTTCCGCTGGGTGTACGCGAACGTAGGTGACGCCCTGCAGCTCCAGTCGCTCTCCGGCGGTACCGACGTCTGCACGGGTTTCGTCGGTGGCACACCGCTGCTGCCGGTGCACGCAGGCGAGATCGCCTGCCGGGCACTCGGGGCGAAGGTGGAGGCACGCTCCGCCGACGGTACCCCGATCATCGGAGAGCTGGGCGAACTGGTGATCACCGAGCCCATGCCGAGCATGCCGGTCGGATTCTGGAACGACGCCGACGGCAGCCGGTACCGAGAGGCGTACTTCGACCGGTACCCGGGCGTCTGGCGGCACGGTGACTGGATCACGATCAACTCGCGGGGTGGCTGTGTCATCACCGGTCGCTCCGACGCCACGCTGAACCGGGGCGGGGTCCGGCTCGGCACCGCCGAGTTCTACTCGGTGGTGGAAGGGTTGGACGAGGTCGTCGACTCATTGGTCGTACACCTGGAGGACGCCGAGGGGGGTGCCGGCGAACTGCTCCTGTTCGTGGTGCCCGCCGAGGGTGTGGAGTTGGACGACGCGCTGCGTGCCAGGATCTGTCGGGAGCTGCGTACGGCCCTGTCGCCCCGGCACGTGCCCGACGAGATCCACCAGGTCCGGGCCGTCCCGCGTACCCTGTCGGCGAAAAAGTTGGAGGTGCCGGTCAAGAAGATCCTGACCGGCACCCCGGTCGATTCGGCGGCCGCCACGGGGGCGTTGGCCAACCCGGAGTCCTTGACGGCGTTCGCGGGCCTGGCCCAGCGTCGTGCCACCCACGACGACACCTCCGCCGGGCGAGTCTGA
- a CDS encoding acyl-CoA thioesterase, with the protein MTEHPATASPGRPTAYSRVTLSKIMTAVDVNLYGTVHGGVLMKFVDDVAAAAAARHSGGTAVTAAIDEIVFSEAVRVGDLVHAYAQVNWAGQTSMEVGVRVTAERWDSAEGDPVRVATAYLAFVGVDVGGSPRMVPPVVPESAGDQRRYREAEIRRAHRLARRRAIQAHRGG; encoded by the coding sequence ATGACCGAACACCCCGCCACCGCGTCACCGGGTCGGCCGACCGCATACTCCCGGGTCACGCTCAGTAAGATCATGACTGCTGTCGATGTCAACCTCTATGGCACCGTGCACGGCGGAGTGCTGATGAAGTTCGTGGACGACGTCGCGGCGGCGGCCGCCGCCCGACACAGCGGCGGGACGGCGGTGACCGCGGCGATCGACGAGATCGTCTTCTCCGAGGCGGTGCGGGTCGGGGACCTGGTGCACGCGTACGCACAGGTCAACTGGGCTGGTCAGACGTCGATGGAGGTCGGGGTACGGGTCACCGCCGAACGGTGGGACTCGGCTGAGGGTGACCCGGTGCGGGTCGCCACCGCGTACCTCGCCTTCGTCGGCGTCGACGTCGGTGGCAGCCCGCGCATGGTCCCACCGGTGGTGCCGGAAAGCGCCGGAGATCAGCGGCGCTATCGGGAGGCGGAGATCCGGCGCGCCCATCGCCTCGCCCGTCGGCGCGCAATCCAGGCGCATCGTGGCGGCTGA
- a CDS encoding acyl-CoA dehydrogenase family protein — protein MAAAQAFDVYQLSDEHQAVREAVREVCAAKVLPHAAEADETGEFPKASYDALRAADFHAPHIPVEYGGAGADALATAIVIEEVARACASSSLIPAVNKLGTMPLILAGSAELKRTYLTPVGAGDAMFSYCLSEPEAGSDAAAMSTRAERDGDHWVLNGVKRWITNAGVSDFYTVFAVTDSAAGSRGISAFVVEKSDPGVSFGAPEKKLGIKGSPTREVYLDGVRIPADRMIGAEGTGFATAMQTLDHTRVTIAAQAVGIAQGALDYAKGYVRERRQFGRAVADFQGVQFMLADMGMKLEAARQLTYAAAGRSERGDADLTYFGAAAKCFASDAAMEITTDAVQLLGGYGYTRDYPVERMMRDAKITQIYEGTNQVQRIVMARQLLKD, from the coding sequence ATGGCCGCAGCGCAGGCATTCGACGTTTACCAGTTGTCGGATGAGCATCAGGCGGTCCGGGAGGCGGTCCGTGAGGTTTGTGCGGCGAAGGTGTTACCGCACGCCGCTGAGGCGGACGAGACCGGTGAGTTTCCGAAGGCGTCCTACGACGCGCTGCGAGCGGCCGACTTCCACGCCCCGCACATTCCCGTCGAGTACGGCGGCGCGGGCGCGGACGCTCTCGCCACAGCCATCGTGATCGAGGAGGTGGCGCGGGCCTGTGCCTCCTCCTCGCTGATTCCGGCGGTCAACAAGCTGGGCACCATGCCGTTGATCCTGGCCGGCTCCGCGGAGCTCAAGCGCACGTACCTCACGCCGGTGGGGGCCGGTGACGCGATGTTCTCGTACTGCCTGTCCGAGCCGGAGGCGGGCAGTGACGCGGCCGCGATGAGTACCCGGGCCGAGCGGGACGGCGACCACTGGGTGCTCAACGGCGTGAAGCGGTGGATCACCAATGCTGGGGTGTCCGACTTCTACACCGTCTTCGCCGTGACCGACTCGGCCGCCGGAAGTCGGGGGATCTCGGCCTTCGTGGTCGAGAAGTCCGACCCGGGGGTCAGTTTCGGTGCACCGGAGAAGAAGCTGGGGATCAAAGGCTCACCGACGCGCGAGGTCTACCTGGACGGTGTTCGTATCCCCGCCGACCGGATGATCGGGGCGGAGGGCACGGGTTTCGCTACCGCCATGCAGACCCTGGACCACACCCGGGTCACCATCGCCGCGCAGGCCGTGGGCATCGCACAGGGTGCGCTCGACTACGCCAAGGGGTACGTGCGGGAGCGCCGGCAGTTCGGCAGGGCGGTCGCCGACTTCCAGGGCGTCCAGTTCATGCTCGCCGATATGGGCATGAAGCTGGAGGCGGCGCGGCAGCTGACGTACGCGGCGGCCGGTAGGTCCGAGCGGGGGGACGCGGATCTGACCTACTTCGGCGCGGCGGCGAAGTGCTTCGCCTCCGACGCCGCCATGGAGATCACCACCGATGCCGTGCAGTTGCTCGGTGGTTATGGCTACACCCGGGACTACCCGGTCGAGCGGATGATGCGGGACGCGAAGATCACCCAGATTTACGAGGGCACCAACCAGGTACAGCGCATCGTCATGGCGCGGCAACTCCTGAAGGACTGA
- a CDS encoding UDP-glucose dehydrogenase family protein: MTIPYPNTQPMPPIGAVTPPSGAPRPRVTFLGTGYLGATYAICYAELGYEVLGFDVDADKIAMLNAGEVPIHEPGLDELLKRNLAAGRLRFSTDMAEVAEFGDVHFICVGTPQRADAMGADLSYVEAAVTSLAQQLTRQALIVGKSTVPVGTAEWVEQLVSKHAPTDLGIEVAWSPEFLQEGFAVDDVLRPNRIVVGVKSEWANGMLYAAHKGVFDLAATEDREVPMVVTDFATAELVKVAANAFLATKISFINAMAEVCEAAGGDVTHLARAVGFDPRIGNRFLQAGLGFGGACLPKDIRAFQARAQELGAGEALRFLHEVDLINLRRRTRVVQLAADLLGRRTGPAGPDLSGTRIGVLGATFKPNTDDVRDAPALAVASLLHKAGADVHIYDPQGMDRARAVAPELTYEPGINEAVADADLICVLTEWADFRNADPVALGDLVAGRRVVDGRNCLDSALWAQAGWEYRGMGRP, from the coding sequence GTGACGATTCCGTACCCGAACACCCAGCCCATGCCACCGATCGGGGCCGTGACGCCCCCGTCCGGCGCTCCCCGCCCCCGGGTAACCTTCCTCGGCACCGGCTACCTTGGCGCGACGTACGCAATCTGCTATGCCGAGCTGGGGTACGAGGTGCTCGGCTTCGACGTGGACGCCGACAAGATCGCCATGCTCAACGCAGGCGAAGTGCCGATCCACGAGCCCGGCCTGGACGAGCTGCTCAAGCGCAACCTCGCCGCCGGGCGGCTGCGGTTCAGCACCGACATGGCCGAGGTCGCCGAGTTCGGGGACGTGCACTTCATCTGCGTCGGCACCCCGCAGCGGGCCGACGCGATGGGGGCGGACCTGTCGTACGTCGAGGCGGCCGTCACCAGCCTGGCACAGCAGCTCACCCGCCAGGCACTGATCGTCGGCAAGTCCACGGTGCCGGTCGGCACCGCGGAGTGGGTCGAGCAGTTGGTGAGCAAACACGCACCAACCGACCTGGGCATCGAGGTCGCCTGGAGCCCCGAGTTCCTCCAAGAGGGCTTCGCCGTTGACGACGTGCTCCGCCCGAACCGAATCGTGGTTGGCGTCAAGAGCGAGTGGGCCAACGGGATGCTCTACGCCGCGCACAAGGGCGTCTTCGACCTGGCTGCCACCGAGGACCGCGAGGTGCCGATGGTGGTCACCGACTTCGCCACCGCGGAGCTGGTGAAGGTCGCCGCGAACGCCTTCCTGGCGACGAAGATCTCGTTCATCAACGCGATGGCGGAGGTCTGCGAGGCCGCCGGCGGCGACGTGACCCACCTGGCCCGGGCCGTCGGTTTCGACCCGCGAATCGGCAACCGGTTCCTCCAGGCCGGCCTCGGCTTCGGTGGGGCCTGCCTGCCGAAGGACATCCGCGCCTTCCAGGCTCGAGCCCAGGAGTTGGGCGCTGGCGAGGCGCTACGTTTCCTCCACGAAGTCGACCTGATCAACCTGCGCCGCCGCACCCGGGTGGTCCAACTCGCGGCCGACCTGCTCGGCCGACGCACCGGACCGGCCGGCCCCGACCTCTCGGGCACCAGGATCGGCGTACTCGGTGCGACCTTCAAGCCCAACACCGACGACGTCCGCGACGCCCCGGCCCTCGCCGTGGCATCGCTGCTCCACAAGGCCGGCGCCGACGTGCACATCTACGACCCGCAGGGCATGGACCGCGCCCGCGCCGTGGCCCCCGAGCTGACCTACGAGCCGGGGATCAACGAGGCGGTGGCCGACGCCGACCTGATCTGCGTCCTGACCGAATGGGCTGACTTCCGCAACGCCGACCCGGTCGCGCTCGGCGACCTGGTCGCCGGCCGCCGAGTGGTCGACGGCCGCAACTGCCTCGATTCAGCGCTGTGGGCTCAGGCTGGCTGGGAGTACCGCGGCATGGGTCGCCCCTGA